The following proteins come from a genomic window of Verrucomicrobia bacterium CG1_02_43_26:
- a CDS encoding isomerase produces MKLPLYQVDAFASRLFEGNPAAVCPLEAWLSDELLQSIATENNLSETVFFVPNQVGFDIRWFTPNGEVGLCGHATLACAFVIFNHIQTGADQIVFNSLSGQLIVRKDGNKLVMDFPALPFEAMRMDPKYLRLINIAPKAIFKSTFDLLFILENETEVENAELDLTAISKLPYRGVIISATTNKFGGDIYSRCFYPKHNVPEDPVTGSAHCVLAPYWCKELGKIKIQATQGSKRKGKLVCEMAGDRVLLSGECQLYLQGALFLPNR; encoded by the coding sequence ATGAAATTACCGCTGTACCAAGTAGATGCCTTTGCTTCTCGGCTATTTGAAGGTAATCCTGCTGCCGTTTGCCCGCTTGAAGCATGGTTGAGTGACGAGCTGTTGCAATCGATCGCAACAGAAAACAACCTCTCTGAAACCGTTTTTTTTGTGCCGAATCAGGTGGGTTTTGATATTCGATGGTTTACGCCTAACGGAGAAGTAGGACTCTGCGGGCACGCAACACTAGCATGTGCGTTTGTTATTTTTAACCATATACAAACCGGCGCAGATCAGATCGTTTTCAATAGTTTAAGTGGGCAGTTGATTGTTAGAAAAGATGGTAATAAACTCGTCATGGATTTCCCCGCATTGCCCTTTGAGGCGATGCGGATGGATCCCAAGTATCTGAGGCTCATTAATATAGCCCCCAAGGCAATTTTTAAAAGTACTTTTGATCTTTTATTTATTTTAGAAAATGAGACTGAAGTTGAAAACGCTGAATTAGATCTTACGGCAATCAGCAAGCTGCCATACCGGGGTGTAATCATATCAGCCACAACAAATAAGTTTGGGGGCGATATTTACTCACGATGCTTTTACCCCAAACATAATGTTCCTGAGGATCCCGTTACGGGCTCAGCTCATTGCGTTTTAGCGCCATACTGGTGCAAGGAATTAGGCAAAATCAAAATACAAGCTACACAAGGATCTAAACGTAAGGGAAAGCTAGTATGTGAAATGGCTGGAGATAGAGTCCTGTTGTCCGGTGAATGCCAGCTGTATCTGCAAGGCGCGCTATTTTTGCCGAATAGGTAA